Proteins from a genomic interval of Acidiferrobacteraceae bacterium:
- the sdhA gene encoding succinate dehydrogenase flavoprotein subunit: MAVARRRFDCLVIGAGGGGLRSALQLAQAEAHVAVVSKVFPTRSHTVAAQGGMNAALGNVMPDNWHWHMYDTVKGSDYLGDQDAIEYMCRAAARLVVELEHYGVPFTRLDNGRIYQRPFGGQSQNFGGEQAARTCAAADRTGHAILHSLYQQNLRAKTHFFDEYFVVDLVVDDEGYVLGALALEIETGEPLLIEAKTTLLATGGAGRMFRTTTNAMINTGDGMAMALRAGFPLQDMEFFQFHPTGIAGAGVLISEGVRGEGGYLVNRDGERFMERYAPHARDLASRDVVSRAIATEVREGRGCGPAQDYVLLKVDHLDADIIRQRLPGIRELAMRFAGVDPVEQPIPVYPTAHYTMGGIPTNRAGQVVVPVDTGPEEAVPGLYAVGECACVSVHGANRLGGNSLLDIVVFGRAAGNHILEYLAQNRHHRGVPDAAVERALARLHRWDRRGDGESVDGLRDELARTMENYCGVFRSQDVLDEGVERVLALERRMQDATLKDHSRIFNTARIEAMELENLMECALATVVSAAARSESRGAHSRLDYPKRDDAQWLKHSLYFREGRVLDYKPVRLKPLTVETLKPKERVY; the protein is encoded by the coding sequence ATGGCGGTCGCGCGACGCCGGTTCGACTGCCTGGTTATCGGAGCCGGAGGGGGTGGCCTGCGTTCGGCCCTGCAGCTGGCCCAGGCAGAGGCCCACGTCGCGGTTGTATCCAAGGTTTTTCCGACGCGTTCCCATACCGTGGCCGCACAGGGAGGCATGAATGCGGCCCTGGGTAACGTCATGCCGGACAACTGGCATTGGCACATGTATGACACTGTGAAGGGGAGCGACTATCTCGGTGACCAGGATGCCATCGAGTACATGTGTCGCGCGGCTGCGCGCCTGGTGGTGGAACTGGAGCACTACGGTGTCCCGTTCACCCGCCTGGACAATGGCCGAATCTACCAGCGACCCTTCGGTGGCCAGAGCCAGAACTTCGGCGGCGAGCAGGCGGCACGTACGTGCGCGGCGGCGGATCGCACCGGTCATGCCATCCTCCATTCCCTGTACCAGCAAAACCTGCGCGCCAAGACCCATTTTTTCGACGAGTACTTTGTCGTTGACCTTGTAGTCGACGATGAGGGTTATGTCCTCGGGGCCCTGGCCCTGGAAATCGAAACCGGCGAGCCCCTCCTGATCGAGGCCAAGACCACCTTGTTGGCGACCGGCGGCGCCGGGCGAATGTTTCGCACCACGACCAACGCCATGATCAATACGGGTGATGGCATGGCAATGGCGCTGCGTGCGGGCTTTCCCCTGCAGGACATGGAGTTCTTTCAGTTCCATCCGACCGGTATCGCGGGAGCCGGCGTGCTGATCTCCGAAGGTGTACGAGGGGAGGGCGGCTATCTGGTCAACCGTGACGGCGAACGGTTCATGGAACGCTATGCACCCCATGCCAGGGACCTCGCCAGCCGGGATGTGGTCAGCCGGGCCATCGCCACCGAGGTGCGTGAGGGGCGTGGTTGTGGGCCGGCGCAGGACTACGTGCTGCTCAAGGTCGATCACCTCGACGCCGACATCATTCGCCAGCGCCTGCCCGGGATCCGCGAGCTCGCCATGCGCTTTGCCGGTGTCGACCCGGTGGAGCAGCCCATCCCGGTGTATCCGACGGCGCACTACACCATGGGCGGGATTCCGACCAATCGGGCCGGACAGGTAGTGGTGCCGGTGGATACAGGTCCGGAGGAAGCGGTGCCCGGCCTGTACGCGGTTGGCGAATGCGCATGTGTATCGGTGCACGGGGCCAATCGACTGGGCGGAAATTCGCTACTCGACATTGTCGTCTTCGGGCGCGCCGCCGGGAACCACATCCTGGAGTACCTGGCCCAGAATCGTCACCATCGGGGTGTCCCGGATGCGGCCGTGGAGCGCGCCCTGGCGCGGCTTCATCGCTGGGACCGGCGCGGCGACGGCGAATCGGTAGATGGGCTCCGCGACGAATTGGCGCGGACCATGGAAAACTATTGCGGTGTTTTTCGTTCCCAGGACGTGCTGGACGAAGGAGTAGAACGGGTTCTGGCACTGGAACGCCGAATGCAGGATGCGACCCTGAAGGATCACAGCCGGATCTTCAATACCGCACGCATCGAGGCCATGGAACTGGAGAACCTGATGGAATGTGCGTTGGCCACGGTTGTGTCTGCGGCCGCCCGTAGCGAAAGCCGGG
- the sdhD gene encoding succinate dehydrogenase, hydrophobic membrane anchor protein, whose protein sequence is MRTPGSAGSGTGEWLWQRLSAVYLAGFGLLELVYLLFHPVHDYASWRQLFHQPVLRVLWLLGFVALLTHAWIGLRSVYLDYLHRFWLRFSATMASAIFLFACGVWLVLVLFQGVA, encoded by the coding sequence ATGCGGACGCCAGGCAGTGCCGGCAGCGGTACCGGCGAGTGGCTGTGGCAACGCCTGTCGGCGGTTTATCTGGCCGGATTCGGTCTGCTGGAACTGGTGTACCTCCTTTTTCACCCGGTTCACGACTACGCCAGCTGGAGACAACTGTTTCATCAACCGGTCCTGCGGGTCCTTTGGCTCCTGGGTTTTGTCGCGCTCCTGACTCACGCATGGATTGGATTGCGCAGTGTGTATCTCGATTATCTGCACCGGTTCTGGCTTCGTTTTTCCGCGACCATGGCGAGCGCCATCTTTTTGTTCGCGTGCGGCGTGTGGTTGGTGTTGGTCCTGTTCCAGGGAGTCGCCTGA
- the sdhC gene encoding succinate dehydrogenase, cytochrome b556 subunit has product MVNNNNPAGESRARTVDLPLLKIRLPASGIVSIVHRVTGVILAILIPFLVYGLQVSLSGAAGFHEISRWTDRIPVRVFLAIIILILAQHFFSGIRHLLMDLHVGLSRSAARNSAWATFAATLVVAAVLYLGVSS; this is encoded by the coding sequence GTGGTCAACAACAATAATCCTGCGGGCGAATCCCGCGCCCGGACCGTGGATTTGCCGCTGCTGAAAATTCGGCTCCCGGCCAGTGGCATTGTATCGATTGTTCACCGTGTTACCGGCGTAATCCTGGCGATTCTGATCCCTTTTCTGGTGTATGGGTTGCAGGTTTCGCTGAGCGGAGCTGCCGGCTTTCACGAGATATCCCGGTGGACGGACCGGATTCCGGTTCGTGTCTTTCTGGCGATCATCATTCTGATTCTCGCCCAGCATTTCTTTTCCGGGATTCGCCATCTGCTGATGGACCTGCATGTCGGGCTTAGCCGGAGCGCGGCCCGCAACAGTGCCTGGGCAACGTTTGCGGCGACCTTGGTCGTTGCCGCGGTCCTGTACCTCGGGGTTTCCTCGTGA
- a CDS encoding folate-binding protein YgfZ — MNEGWNQFLIENHAEIDPENELRFGDPKDEVRAAATNGVVAPLLQRSVIRVSGEDAEEFLLGQFTNDLRLLDDQHTQLSAYCTAQGRALAVFRVLRKQDGWLLILPTNLRDSIVNRLRMFVLRSKVVLEPLDESVVLGVSGASSAAAIQDLVGSTPSETDSCASSKDITAIRVGTRRTRFEIIVPVEQAPQLWQRLSALLRPVGTTPWEWLDIQDGIPIVLPETSETFVPQMINLDALDGINFKKGCYPGQEIVARMHYLGRLKQRMYGAHVDANDVPRAGDKLFADSFGDQAAGTIVSARVAPTGGSDLLAVIQIEAAENGVVHLGASDGPTLTLGELPYSLPAPQRP; from the coding sequence GTGAATGAGGGCTGGAACCAATTTCTGATCGAGAATCATGCGGAAATAGACCCCGAAAATGAGCTTCGGTTCGGAGACCCGAAGGATGAGGTTCGGGCAGCTGCGACCAATGGCGTCGTTGCGCCGTTGTTGCAGCGGAGCGTGATTCGGGTATCCGGGGAGGATGCCGAGGAATTTCTGCTTGGTCAGTTCACGAACGACCTGCGTCTGCTCGACGACCAACACACCCAGCTCAGCGCCTATTGCACGGCCCAGGGGCGCGCGCTCGCCGTCTTCCGTGTACTGCGAAAACAGGATGGTTGGCTGCTGATCCTGCCAACGAACCTGCGCGATTCAATCGTAAACCGCCTGCGCATGTTCGTTCTCCGGTCAAAGGTTGTCCTCGAACCGCTGGACGAATCCGTCGTACTGGGGGTATCGGGCGCCAGTTCCGCCGCCGCGATTCAGGACCTTGTCGGCTCAACCCCGAGCGAAACGGATTCATGCGCGTCATCAAAGGACATCACGGCCATACGTGTGGGCACGCGCCGGACCCGCTTTGAAATCATTGTGCCGGTTGAGCAGGCGCCTCAGCTGTGGCAGCGATTGAGCGCCCTGCTGCGACCGGTCGGAACCACGCCATGGGAATGGCTGGACATCCAGGACGGAATCCCGATTGTCTTGCCTGAAACCAGCGAGACCTTCGTGCCGCAAATGATCAACCTGGATGCCCTGGATGGGATCAACTTCAAGAAAGGCTGCTACCCGGGTCAGGAAATCGTGGCGAGGATGCACTATCTCGGTCGCTTGAAGCAGAGGATGTACGGCGCCCATGTAGACGCCAACGATGTACCCCGGGCGGGCGACAAACTGTTTGCGGATTCCTTTGGCGACCAGGCCGCCGGAACCATTGTAAGCGCCCGCGTCGCGCCAACCGGCGGTTCCGATCTGCTGGCGGTCATCCAGATTGAGGCAGCAGAGAACGGCGTGGTTCATCTGGGTGCGAGCGATGGACCGACGCTTACCTTGGGCGAATTGCCTTACTCGCTGCCGGCCCCCCAGCGCCCCTAG
- a CDS encoding putative sulfate exporter family transporter: MIYTRKTPATLIMGIIFAAYGWAVQQHALDGVLNYLHQTKHADEMVAISLTAGIIGIVIGLWQMIAPQKEGHLDYYLSTAGGVLFILLVAAAVKWGVAPLVAEASKAMGNVGGTGKPIHKLLGLNYVVLGILGGIIIVNYFRIPQWAENGVRLSRLGLKTGVILLGALYSIAELQKLGTLSVVMIGFFVLGSVGLVLWIGARRNIPNSMGGVLSAGMGVCGVSATVAASPVVQAKSTEIAYTIGTILLWGVLMMFLFPPIGHALGLGPVQFGAWAGTGILNSAQVAGAALAFQPDGIETLKVAEIFNITRVLFLPIIVLWLAVWYVRREEGAKQISVGQVIVGKFPVFVLGFILVFALSSTGIFAPANHYKGKYFDNNISESKLLKSDDIAKLRAESGKVQRADRRTALNNLIENGKVMSIDDDDTLRGLVNANILSKDANHILKGAHKSVRHTAKRVKKFRALIVWFFAFGLVGLGMQITFSSIKQAGGQPLVIGTIVGTIKAVGALVVVWMFVRETI, from the coding sequence ATGATCTATACCCGGAAGACACCGGCGACGCTCATCATGGGCATTATCTTTGCGGCCTATGGTTGGGCGGTCCAGCAGCACGCGCTGGACGGTGTCCTGAACTATTTGCATCAGACGAAACACGCCGACGAGATGGTGGCCATCTCGCTGACCGCGGGCATCATCGGCATCGTTATTGGCCTTTGGCAAATGATCGCGCCGCAGAAGGAAGGCCATCTCGACTACTATCTATCTACGGCCGGGGGAGTCCTGTTCATTCTGCTGGTGGCGGCAGCCGTCAAATGGGGTGTCGCTCCGCTGGTCGCGGAAGCGAGCAAGGCCATGGGCAACGTCGGCGGGACCGGAAAACCCATCCACAAGCTTCTGGGTCTGAACTACGTCGTCCTCGGCATCCTCGGCGGCATCATCATCGTCAACTATTTCCGCATTCCGCAATGGGCCGAAAATGGTGTACGGCTCTCACGCCTCGGTCTCAAGACCGGCGTGATCCTGCTGGGGGCCCTGTACAGTATCGCCGAACTGCAGAAACTGGGAACGCTGTCGGTGGTGATGATCGGGTTCTTCGTTCTTGGATCGGTCGGATTGGTGCTCTGGATCGGCGCCCGGCGCAACATCCCCAACTCCATGGGTGGCGTGCTTTCCGCCGGCATGGGCGTATGTGGTGTATCCGCTACCGTGGCCGCCTCTCCGGTAGTACAGGCCAAGTCCACCGAGATCGCGTATACGATTGGTACCATCCTGCTGTGGGGCGTGCTGATGATGTTCCTGTTCCCGCCCATCGGCCACGCCCTGGGATTGGGACCGGTGCAGTTCGGCGCCTGGGCCGGTACCGGCATCCTGAATTCGGCGCAGGTCGCGGGGGCTGCCCTGGCGTTCCAGCCGGACGGGATTGAAACCCTGAAGGTTGCCGAAATCTTCAATATCACCCGCGTGCTGTTCCTGCCGATCATTGTCCTGTGGCTGGCCGTGTGGTACGTCCGCCGCGAGGAAGGTGCGAAGCAGATCAGCGTGGGTCAGGTTATTGTTGGCAAATTTCCCGTGTTTGTCCTGGGTTTCATCCTGGTGTTTGCGCTTTCCTCCACTGGCATCTTTGCGCCGGCCAATCACTACAAGGGCAAGTACTTCGACAACAATATCAGCGAAAGCAAGCTGTTAAAGAGTGATGACATTGCCAAGCTGCGGGCGGAATCCGGCAAGGTACAGCGTGCCGATCGCCGCACTGCACTGAACAACCTGATCGAGAACGGCAAGGTGATGTCCATCGATGACGATGACACCCTGCGCGGCCTGGTGAACGCCAACATCCTCAGCAAGGATGCCAACCACATCCTCAAAGGGGCGCACAAGTCGGTTCGCCATACTGCAAAACGCGTCAAAAAGTTCCGCGCGTTGATCGTATGGTTCTTTGCCTTCGGCCTGGTGGGTCTGGGCATGCAAATCACCTTCTCGTCCATCAAGCAGGCCGGCGGCCAGCCCCTGGTCATCGGCACCATCGTTGGCACCATCAAGGCGGTGGGCGCACTGGTTGTCGTATGGATGTTCGTACGCGAAACGATCTGA
- a CDS encoding universal stress protein, with protein sequence MSAKRILLASHNTRGARAAERFALKHAARGAVIDHLLVVPDFWKGMMGDDWLNNASTRKIYGDYVESELEKEIQRHVTRLSRECERKALRYRLTVVLGKPTQAVLEQDSHNRYELVVIGAPRPRGEPGLRSRIYADKLAAGLRAPLVIAPRPA encoded by the coding sequence ATGTCCGCAAAACGAATTCTGCTAGCGAGCCACAACACCCGCGGGGCACGGGCGGCCGAGCGCTTTGCCCTGAAACACGCGGCCCGTGGCGCCGTGATTGACCACCTGCTTGTCGTACCGGATTTCTGGAAAGGCATGATGGGTGACGACTGGCTCAACAATGCCTCGACCCGCAAGATCTACGGGGACTACGTGGAGTCAGAACTGGAGAAGGAAATCCAGCGCCATGTCACCCGGCTCTCCCGGGAGTGCGAACGCAAGGCCCTGCGCTACCGGCTTACGGTGGTGCTGGGCAAACCGACTCAGGCCGTGCTGGAACAGGATTCGCACAATCGCTACGAACTGGTCGTTATCGGTGCACCCCGCCCCCGCGGTGAGCCGGGTCTGCGCTCCCGTATTTACGCGGACAAGTTGGCGGCGGGACTGCGGGCACCCCTCGTGATCGCCCCCCGGCCGGCGTAG
- the ftsB gene encoding cell division protein FtsB, protein MRILTYGLVALLVLLQYPLWFGSGGVLAYWRLHREVQEQTAKNAELRERNLTLQAEVVNLKSGLDAIEERAREELGMIRPNETFVRVVEGKNGNGSASEKGAGSDTP, encoded by the coding sequence ATGCGTATCCTGACCTATGGCCTGGTCGCCCTGCTGGTATTGCTCCAGTATCCGCTCTGGTTCGGGAGCGGGGGCGTGCTGGCCTATTGGCGGCTGCACCGCGAGGTGCAGGAACAAACCGCCAAGAACGCCGAACTGCGCGAACGCAATCTCACCCTACAGGCGGAGGTCGTCAATCTGAAAAGCGGCCTGGATGCGATCGAGGAGCGTGCCCGGGAGGAACTTGGCATGATCCGCCCCAACGAAACCTTTGTCCGCGTTGTTGAGGGGAAAAACGGCAACGGCAGCGCGTCGGAGAAGGGGGCGGGTTCCGATACGCCCTAG
- the eno gene encoding phosphopyruvate hydratase → MPMITNVHAREILDSRGNPTVEAEVTLESGAFGRAAVPSGASTGSREAVELRDGDATRFGGKGVLNAVANVNGEIREALLGKDARHQQAIDETLIRLDGTENKSRLGANAILAVSLAVARAAAAQHGQPLYRYLDQGRGFLLPVPMMNIINGGVHADNSVDLQEFMIIPAGFDRFSEALRCGVEVFHALKGVLKGKGLNTSVGDEGGFAPNLESNEAALVVIMQAIEAAGYRAGEQVFIGSDAASSEFAVDGGYHLGSEDAQLSSAEFIDLLAGWMDKYPILSIEDGMSEDDWDGWALMTERLGKRVQLVGDDLFVTNTKIFQQGIERGIANSILIKVNQIGTLTETLAAIDMARDAGYTSVVSHRSGETEDTTIADITVAAATGQIKTGSLSRSDRVAKYNQLLRIEEELGEDARYPGLGAFPLHG, encoded by the coding sequence ATGCCCATGATTACGAATGTCCATGCGCGGGAGATACTCGACTCGCGCGGAAACCCCACGGTAGAGGCGGAGGTGACCCTGGAGTCCGGGGCCTTCGGTCGTGCCGCGGTTCCTTCCGGTGCCTCCACCGGCTCACGCGAAGCGGTGGAATTGCGCGACGGAGACGCAACTCGCTTTGGCGGAAAGGGTGTATTGAATGCCGTAGCCAATGTAAACGGGGAGATTCGGGAAGCCCTGCTTGGAAAGGACGCCCGACACCAGCAGGCTATCGATGAAACCCTGATCCGCCTGGACGGCACCGAAAACAAGAGTCGCCTGGGTGCCAATGCCATCCTGGCGGTTTCCCTGGCCGTGGCGCGTGCTGCGGCGGCCCAGCACGGGCAGCCCCTGTATCGTTACCTGGATCAGGGTCGGGGGTTCCTGCTACCGGTCCCCATGATGAACATCATCAATGGCGGGGTACATGCAGACAACAGCGTGGACCTGCAGGAGTTCATGATCATCCCCGCCGGTTTCGATCGCTTTTCCGAGGCGCTGCGTTGTGGCGTGGAGGTATTTCATGCGCTCAAGGGCGTGCTGAAGGGAAAGGGCCTGAATACCAGCGTGGGTGACGAAGGCGGGTTTGCGCCCAATCTCGAATCCAACGAAGCTGCCCTGGTCGTCATCATGCAGGCAATCGAGGCGGCGGGATATCGCGCCGGGGAGCAGGTGTTTATCGGCAGCGATGCCGCCAGTTCCGAATTCGCGGTCGACGGGGGCTATCACCTGGGTTCCGAGGATGCACAGCTGAGTTCGGCAGAGTTTATCGATCTGCTTGCCGGCTGGATGGACAAATATCCGATTCTCAGCATCGAGGACGGCATGAGCGAGGACGACTGGGATGGTTGGGCCCTGATGACGGAGCGGCTGGGCAAACGCGTGCAACTGGTCGGGGACGATCTGTTCGTGACCAATACGAAGATTTTCCAACAAGGTATCGAGCGCGGAATCGCCAATTCCATACTGATCAAGGTGAACCAGATCGGGACTCTTACCGAAACCCTGGCGGCGATCGATATGGCCCGGGATGCCGGTTACACATCCGTGGTGTCGCACCGTTCGGGCGAGACCGAGGATACAACCATCGCGGACATCACAGTCGCGGCGGCGACCGGTCAGATCAAGACCGGTTCCCTTTCCCGCTCGGACCGCGTCGCAAAATACAACCAGCTCCTGCGGATTGAGGAGGAGTTGGGCGAGGACGCGAGATACCCGGGGCTCGGGGCATTCCCTCTGCACGGCTAA